The Engystomops pustulosus chromosome 7, aEngPut4.maternal, whole genome shotgun sequence DNA window atatatcattatatacaggagatccccaggttataccagctgtacatatatcattatatacaggagatccccaggttatacctgctgtacatatatcattatatacaggggatccccaggttataccagctgtacatatatcattatatacaggagatccccaggttataccggctgtacatatatcattatatacaggagatccccaggttataccggctgtacatatatcattatatacaggagatccccaggttataccagctgtacatatatcattatatacaggagatccccaggttataccggctgtacatatatcattatatacaggagatccccaggttataccggctgtacatatatcattatatacaggagatccccaggttataccggctgtacatatatcattatatacaggagatccccaggttataccggctgtacatatattattatatacaggagatccccaggttataccggctgtacatatatcattatatacaggagatccccaggttataccagctgtacatatatcactatatacaggagatccccaggttatagcggctgtacatatatcattatatacaggagatccccaggttataccagctgtacatatatcactatatacaggagatccccaggttataccggctgtacatatatcattatatacaggggatctccaggttataccagctgtacatatatcattatatacaggagatccccaggttatagcggctgtacatatatcattatatacaggagatccccaggttataccagctgtacatatatcattatatacaggagatccccaggttataccagctgtacatatatcattatatacaggagatgcccaggttataccggctgtacatatatcattatatacaggagatccccaggttataccggctgtacatatatcattatatacaggagatccccaggttataccagctgtacatatatcactatatacaggagatccccaggttataccggctgtacatatatcattatatacaggagatccccaggttataccggctgtacatatatcattatatacaggagatccccaggttataccggctgtacatatacattatatataggagatccccaggttataccggctgtacatatatcattatatacaggagatccccaggttataccagctgtacatatatcattatatacaggagatccccaggttataccggctgtacatatatcattatatacaggagatccccaggttatataccggctgtacgtatatcattatatacaggagatccccaggttataccggctgtacatatatcattatatacaggagatcctcaggttataccggctgtacatatatcattatatacaggagatccccaggttataccagctgtacatatatcattatatacaggagatccccaggttataccggctgtacatatatcactatatacaggagatccccaggttataccggctgtacatatatcactatatacaggagatccccaggttataccggctgtacatatatcattatatacaggagatctccaggttataccggctgtacatatatcattatatacaggagatccccaggttataccagctgtacatatatcattatatacaggagatccccaggttataccagctgtacatatatcattatatacaggagatccccaggttataccagctgtacatatatcattatatacaggagatccccaggttataccagctgtacatatatcattatatacaggagatccccaggttataccagctgtacatatatcattatatacaggagatccccaggttacatataTTTTACCTGCATCCTCGTAcattaccagcaggtggcgccagAATACCATTGTCTCCTCATGTAATTGGAGCTTTGGCTCTGGGGTTTATACTTGGaatatttcatcattttataACAATTTCTCAGAATCCGTTACTGCAGGGAATTTCCCTTAAAAACGttctcctcctgttgtgaccgggggcaggggctacaccacagggggcaggggctacaccacagggggctgggATTAGGAGCTCTGGATTGTAATAAATATTTAGGGAAATGTATTAGTAATTTTGTACATAGACAATGGCCCCATGTATGAAAACCAgggcagtctgtactaggtgcagtgccctgtgtagtgcgcagggggagccagattcttcaaaagaggtgcagggtcttCTTGCTTCAGGTTCTACAACTTTCTAACCctcaggggatgaaatgtcctctctAGAATTCTTTCTTTTCCGTGAAATCTCCTCCAAAttcgggcaaatatgactcttctcatctagTTTTTcgtatgagatgagtcaagtttagtggttgcagaagAAGAGTCACTTCAGAACCCccgatcttctgttctatagcacccagaaacatgatttttgtgtcatattaaagataagaatctcatcttgcaGCTACAGGACTAGacatacaggtatttaaaaagtaggTGGGAACTGGATGtttatctgcagctcatattTCCCACTATatatttagctgcctgtatctccggttatgtagcctgatgtgatttgaaagatgagattcttttctttaatatgacaacagcatgtttctaggtgctatagaacagaagatagcggCTTCTGAATTGACAACCGCCCCTGCAacccctaaacttgactcatttcacatgaaaatgggatgagaagagtcatttttgcctgacagtgggtgagatttcacataaaagtggtAGTTTCGTGGGGTAAAATCTGACTGTAAAATAGAATTTCCAAGATCACTCTTTGCTGTTTAGGAATAGAGACAGAGTTAAGCCTCAGAAGTTATGGTCAGCAATGTGGGAAAGTTGTAAAACTTCTCCTTCAGTGGAGCATTGCACCGGATCTTCTGCTGTTCTGGAGGAGCAGAGGTCTCCATTGCCGGGGGCCAAGTGGTTAATAATTACTTGACCTGAAGACATTGTCTGCTAATAGATGACAGATCAGCGTCTGCTACTTACCTacataatgggggagggggatgcagcATAATGACAGGCTGGTACTTGTGGTTCACCTGCTGTGCTCCATCTCCTATACATGTTACACATGGTGCTCGGTCGCCACCTTCTGGCCACTTATGTGAACTACAGTATTTACAGCaaaaatgtggaataaaagtGAAACATACGACTCTTATTCTGGAAACacgaaggggggtgggggggggtggggtTCCTGTGGATAGCAATGAAAATTcagccaatccctttaagtggcTGAAATGGAAACACCCAAAAAAATCATGCGCGTTATGCATAAAACTTACCCAATATTTTGCTGCTCCCCTCCATGGTCTCCATTGTATACGGGATCCTTAGATTCAAGATCCTACAGAGAGTGAAGACTAAATATCTGACTAGCAGCAGGTCCAAGGATCATTTCTATCCTCTTACAGGCAACAAAGTGACAAGGAGAAATCTGCTGCATGTGAACATGCCCTTAAAATAAAGGGGACAAGAGTGAGAACAAAAAGAGGATTTATTCTATAATACAGCGCCACACATTgccacaggttgtgtctggtattgcagctcagctcctttAATGGGAATTGGGTTGCAGAACAATACCACACATTACCCGTGAAAAGTTGTGCCACCATTTCTGGTAGatcttgtttttttcttctgctggacaatccctttaagcagagGATGATGTTAAAATTCAGGGATCATAGAAACTTTAGTCATTGTTGAGAATCCAGTCACCTCAGGACTTTACTGTAAGCAATGAAGCCACTGGGTGTAGCTGAGGGTGCAGGTAAGGCACTGGGTGCCCGTGGGGCAAACATCACAGATACATATAATAGGGACTTGTTTCACCTGTCGAATCCGATCCTTATTCTCTGATAAGGAAGGGGCGATCAGTATTTTCTGTGGATAGGATACAATGAGACCCCAAAAGGGCAAAGTCCGAGgagacataaaagtatatatattatCCCATATAACAGCGCCCCTCTTGTCcacaggctgtgtctggtactgcagtccATACAATTCTTGTTACAAATGAATAATTGTTGTAACTTAAATACAAAGAAGTTGTGCAATGATAAAATAGGGGGATAACATGGAAATTGTGGGAGTCACCCCCACCTATTGTGAGAATAGGGGGTCCGGATTTTGCCAATATAGCAGGTGTTCCATTCACCGTCTATGGTAGTCCCATAGAAAGTAAAGTACAGCACAATATGGGTGGGGGGGCCAGAGCAACAGGGCACACGTTCATTTATTATGGGAATGGGGCCCCTTTCTTGTATTTGGCAGGTTCATGGGAGGGGGTGGGATAACATTTAAAAACTTAAGGCAACACCTTTAACGTGAATACAAACTAATGGatcagagctgcaataccagattcAGCCTGTGGACAaatggtggcgctgtttttggaaataAAAAGCAAATCCAATGCAAAATTTACACTACACCATTACATTTCTAGCACCCCCTTCCCCCAAATATCTCCCCCTCTGTAGATGAAAGGGTGCAGGTCACCAGAAGGGAATAGCGAATACAGAATTGTACAATGAGCCAAAACAACCCCAGGAGGAAAAACTTTGCAACTTTGTGTTTATTTaaaatagagttataataaatgtaaatatagaactttatacaaatacaatgtaacaagGCGAAGAGCAGTGAAAAGTGCAAAAATAAATAGAAATCATCAAAAAAtagacatttaaccccttcctggaaAGAGTGCAAAAAGGTAGGAGGAGGACGGGGGAAGGGTTTTAGAGCAGGTCCAAGGCCGCACATGACTCCCCCACATCCTCCCAATTCTGGGTCTGCAGGCAGCAGCTGATCCAAACTGGAAACTTAACCCTTCAATATCCATCCCATCAACAGGTGAGCTCCTTGCCAGCCCATAGTATTACACAGGGACAGGTGGAGGATTGCCTCATAcctgctgcgccccctagtggtccTCAGCAGAGGTGCACAGAGTCTCCTTCCAGCTGGGGCAATTCATTAACCCTTTGTGTGCCCCCTGGGGCTGGCACTAGTCACAGTGTGGAGTCAGAGTCACTGGAGTCCAGGCTGTGCCTGAGCTTGCAGCTGCTGAGCTTCTCCCGCTGGGCGTGCATGTTGTGGGAGCTCCTCCTGAGACTCTCCAGGGATTGCAGGAAGGATTTTCTGGCTTTTTCCTCCTCTGTAGGGGACAATCCTTCTTCTTCCACCTCCTGGATCTCATCGAAGGTCACAGGTTGGGTCTTGAACCTGCTCTGCCTGGGTCTCCTCAGCTTGCCCTTGCCTCTCAGGGGTCTGGGCTGGATGGGCTGGGGGTATTCCTCTATGGCACCACTGTAGTGTGGCATGGCAGCCTGGTAAGAGGAGCACATGCCCAGGGGCTCTGGCTG harbors:
- the C7H11orf96 gene encoding uncharacterized protein C11orf96 homolog, with amino-acid sequence MSSAVMSAKQPEPLGMCSSYQAAMPHYSGAIEEYPQPIQPRPLRGKGKLRRPRQSRFKTQPVTFDEIQEVEEEGLSPTEEEKARKSFLQSLESLRRSSHNMHAQREKLSSCKLRHSLDSSDSDSTL